The window TTGCTGTAGATGAGAACGTCATCGAAGAAACAGATCGTGTTTTCTTCTCCCTTCAGGATCATCTCCATCGTACGTTGGAAAATCTCGGGAGCGGAGGATATTCCGAACGGAAGTCTTTTGTAGTAGTACCTTCCGAATGGCGTGATGAAGGTTGTGTACTTGGCAGTTTCTGGGTCGAGAGGAATTTGATAAAACCCCGACGTTGCGTCCAGCTTGCTGAAAATCTTCGCTCCTTTGAGTCGATGCAAAATGTCGTCGAGAGTCGGAATCGGGTACCTCTCCCTCTTGACTGACAGGTTCAGCTTTTTCAAGTCCGTGCAGATCCGGACCGCTCCAGATTTCTTCAAAACTGGCACCATCGGAGAACACCAATCTGtaggctcggttatttcctcAATAATTCCGGCCTTCTTCATCCTTTCCAGTTCTTCTTCTACCTTCTTCATCAAAGGTATGGGTACTCTCCGAGCTGTGTGCAGACTGTAGGGCTGGCTGTTCTCTTTCAAGACGATCTTTGCCGGTGGGCAATTGACTGGTTGCTGGTCCAACTCACCGAACGCTGGCTGTATGCTGTCGAGACGTTGGACAAGTCCCATGCGTTTACAGGCTTCTCTGCTTAATAAGCTCTCTGTCTTGCTGTCGACGACATAGATATCCAGGTGAAACTCTTGACCGTTGATGTAGGTAGTGTCCCTAAAGAATCCTATGCAGGATATCTGTCCGCCTGCGCTGTGCATGACTGCACAGGTGGGGATAAGTTTGGGACACGGGACAAGGGTCAGGTAGAGGGATTTGGAAATGATGGTCACATCTGCACCTGTGTCGATCTTGAACTTGATCTTGCGACGTCCAAATAATAGGTCAGTGTACTATGCTGGTTCAGCTCCCTGCTTGTGTACGACACCCATGTAGTACACTTCTTCTGCGTCGACAGCGTTGACTTGCTTGGAACGGCAACAAGAAAAGTAATGTCCGTACCTGCCACAGCCGTGACACTGCTTCCCTTTTGCTGGACAGTCACTGTCTTTCTTGTGTTGTCCACGTCCGCAGCGTGAACATGATGCGTCACTTCTCCCCTCCTGAGGAAAGCGACGACCGCCACCACGCGGATGACGAAATCCACCCCTGGAACCGGCGTGCTTGGTTGCTGGACCGCTGCTGCCACTGTCACAGCTGGTACCTGCTGCACCTGCACCGCCGCGAGGGCGTCTGTTGAATCGCTGCGTACCGGTGTGTACAGCGTCAACACTGGAACGTTGCTCAGACAGCTGTCTCTTGACTTGCTCGTACTGCCTGGCTTGCTTAATGGCGTCTTGCAAATTCAGGTCTGCTTGCATTTGTAACTGTTCTGAGAGTTCTCGGTCGTTCACACCAAGGACGAACCTGTCGCGAATGGCTTCGTCGCGGTTATGAAAATCTGCGTGCTCAGAAAGTTCGTACAGGGCTCTGACGTAAGGTTCGATTTGCTCGCCGCTGTGTTGGCTTCTGGTGTTGAAGACAGCTCGAACGTGTATGACGTTCTTTTGTGGAACGAAGTGCGTGTCAAATAACTTCAGTACGTCCTCCAGTTTTGCTTCGTCATTGTCCTCGTCATATTCGAACTGTTCGTAGATCTGTTCGGCTTGTATGCCCATAGCATAGATTAAGGAACTGACCTGGACTGAAAATTGTTCTTTGTCTAGTTTAGAAGCAACCCTGTAGCGTTCGAAACGCTTACGCCACGTGAGCCACTGGTCGGGCCTCCCAAAGTCGAGTGGTTCAGGCGGTTTGAATGGCatgctcttcttcttccgtaCGACTATGCTCGACTATTTCAAAACTCACGGTTGGGTAAAGAATCCCACCGCTGCCACCATGTCGTGTTCCGAGCGTACATAAACAACACTCACATCAGGTACGTTCATCTGGTTTACTTGTCTAGCAAACTGCTACAGATGACAACAATACAAGGTCGATGCGGTAAGCCATGCCTAATCAGTGTCCCGCGTGCATGCCAGAGAGCGAAGCGAGTAGTGGGCGGAAAGGCACCGTTGCACATGCGCGCCCCATCACATG is drawn from Littorina saxatilis isolate snail1 unplaced genomic scaffold, US_GU_Lsax_2.0 scaffold_965, whole genome shotgun sequence and contains these coding sequences:
- the LOC138956264 gene encoding uncharacterized protein; the protein is MPFKPPEPLDFGRPDQWLTWRKRFERYRVASKLDKEQFSVQVSSLIYAMGIQAEQIYEQFEYDEDNDEAKLEDVLKLFDTHFVPQKNVIHVRAVFNTRSQHSGEQIEPYVRALYELSEHADFHNRDEAIRDRFVLGVNDRELSEQLQMQADLNLQDAIKQARQYEQVKRQLSEQRSSVDAVHTGTQRFNRRPRGGAGAAGTSCDSGSSGPATKHAGSRGGFRHPRGGGRRFPQEGRSDASCSRCGRGQHKKDSDCPAKGKQCHGCGRYGHYFSCCRSKQVNAVDAEEVYYMGVVHKQGAEPA